In Schistocerca serialis cubense isolate TAMUIC-IGC-003099 chromosome 3, iqSchSeri2.2, whole genome shotgun sequence, the following proteins share a genomic window:
- the LOC126471380 gene encoding uncharacterized protein DDB_G0284671-like, with product MQTGMQTGMQTGMQTGMQTGMQTGMQTGMQTGMQTGMQTGMQTGMQSGMQSGMQSGMQSGMQSGMQSGMQTGMQTGMQTGMQTGGPGTASVCTSECSPREEDGSEGDVTGSSGCDGGGSGIGVSCDYFQ from the exons ATGCAGACTGGTATGCAGACTGGTATGCAGACTGGTATGCAGACTGGTATGCAGACTGGTATGCAGACTGGTATGCAGACTGGTATGCAGACTGGTATGCAGACTGGTATGCAGACTGGCATGCAGACTGGCATGCAGTCTGGCATGCAGTCTGGCATGCAGTCTGGCATGCAGTCTGGCATGCAGTCTGGCATGCAGTCTGGCATGCAGACTGGCATGCAGACTGGCATGCAGACTGGCATGCAGACTG GTGGTCCTGGCACAGCTTCTGTCTGCACATCAGAGTGCAGCCCCAGGGAAGAAGATGGCAGTGAAGGTGATGTGACAGGCAGCTCCGGCTGTGATGGAGGTGGCAGTGGCATAGGCGTCAGCTGTGACTACTTCCAATAG